From a single Miscanthus floridulus cultivar M001 chromosome 8, ASM1932011v1, whole genome shotgun sequence genomic region:
- the LOC136472654 gene encoding classical arabinogalactan protein 6-like — translation MARALALAVFLLLVASAAVAFAAEAPAASPKHSASTPSKAPSTSPDKSEKAPTASLENAAATPKATPAKAPATASKSEASPSEAPASGSGAASPSESGASEKAPTGAPTDLSASPSASPSGDEAAASPDGSSSSAASEEPSASESSGAAEEPSTAEAGGASADSPPEPAHASDSPAESPGPAADHESGSPSMGTGVAATVLAAATASAMLSF, via the coding sequence ATGGCCCGCGCTCTCGCCCTTGCtgtcttcctcctcctcgtcgcctccgccgccgTGGCGTTCGCCGCGGAGGCCCCGGCTGCCTCGCCGAAGCATTCGGCCTCCACGCCGTCGAAGGCGCCCAGCACGTCACCCGACAAGTCTGAGAAGGCCCCCACGGCGTCGCTTGAGAATGCTGCGGCGACGCCCAAGGCGACCCCCGCCAAGGCCCCTGCAACGGCCTCCAAGTCAGAGGCGTCGCCTTCCGAGGCGCCCGCCTCCGGGTCCGGCGCCGCCTCACCCAGCGAGAGCGGCGCGTCGGAGAAGGCCCCCACTGGTGCCCCTACGGACTTATCGGCCAGCCCTTCCGCGTCCCCTTCAGGAGACGAAGCCGCCGCATCGCCcgacggcagcagcagcagtgccGCCTCCGAAGAACCTTCCGCCAGCGAGTCCAGTGGCGCTGCTGAGGAGCCGTCGACGGCCGAGGCTGGCGGCGCATCCGCCGACAGCCCGCCCGAGCCTGCCCACGCTTCGGACTCGCCAGCGGAGTCTCCTGGCCCGGCCGCGGATCACGAGAGCGGCAGCCCGAGCATGGGCACCGGCGTTGCCGCGACCGTGCTGGCCGCGGCCACCGCCTCCGCGATGCTTTCTTTCTAG